A genomic region of Deinococcus ruber contains the following coding sequences:
- a CDS encoding PRTRC system protein C → MTQTPQAQVMKRVFKFDGKVLEDPNPKMTPEQVKQFYSQTYPELLTAGIGSPVEDLKAGTFTIELIKHYGRKG, encoded by the coding sequence ATGACCCAGACTCCGCAGGCCCAAGTGATGAAGCGCGTGTTCAAGTTCGACGGCAAGGTGTTAGAGGATCCGAATCCGAAGATGACGCCGGAGCAGGTCAAGCAGTTCTACAGCCAGACGTATCCCGAACTGTTGACGGCGGGGATCGGCAGCCCTGTAGAAGACCTGAAAGCGGGCACCTTCACCATCGAGCTGATCAAACACTACGGCCGCAAAGGCTGA
- a CDS encoding PRTRC system protein E, which yields MTLNQPAHPTASNHTAPVLPADKARASELFQQVKGTDREQDYRRISQQHPDKDANRATYLAFLDDIEAMFVDPQADQDTVPDFHPNVMTQANADADERDEGEEADEPSEADVDPGDQASGELLPSAAGLAQTAILPVAGNGLISQLAGMLADGGQLSFTMMCLGDEVTLSIRPKPHGTETVVPLLLTNTPGYLDTHLVSAMQPYVEVRRDIYAQCTAAAKAQRKAGEKAVIPPTPAKAGTAKPSATVQLTLDGMEGTTFTATHGRKSVDVTLGTQAVPKGTITVNARHALYGEHVKTFMLNADRTHDFREQQGAAITLAVTPDSAAITATQGEQRVALHGEGFLAPGKWLIEAEAAGHSPQSKSITVVAAKPQTVTLTLPEEREQSLF from the coding sequence ATGACCCTGAATCAGCCAGCTCATCCAACAGCCTCCAACCACACGGCCCCCGTTCTGCCGGCAGACAAAGCACGTGCCAGCGAATTGTTTCAGCAGGTGAAAGGCACGGACCGCGAGCAAGACTACCGGCGCATCAGTCAGCAGCACCCTGACAAGGATGCGAATCGCGCGACCTACCTGGCCTTTCTGGACGACATCGAGGCGATGTTCGTCGATCCGCAGGCCGACCAGGACACCGTCCCGGATTTCCATCCGAATGTCATGACGCAGGCGAACGCCGATGCCGATGAAAGGGACGAGGGCGAGGAAGCGGACGAGCCGAGCGAGGCGGACGTCGATCCTGGCGATCAGGCGTCGGGCGAATTGCTGCCCTCGGCCGCAGGGTTGGCGCAGACGGCAATCCTGCCGGTCGCGGGCAACGGACTCATTAGCCAGTTGGCGGGCATGCTGGCGGACGGTGGGCAGCTGAGCTTCACCATGATGTGCCTCGGGGACGAGGTGACGCTGAGCATCAGACCGAAGCCGCATGGCACGGAGACGGTGGTGCCGCTCCTCCTGACGAATACGCCGGGGTATCTGGACACGCATCTGGTGTCGGCGATGCAGCCGTATGTGGAGGTGCGGCGCGACATCTATGCGCAGTGCACTGCGGCCGCGAAGGCGCAGCGGAAGGCGGGTGAGAAAGCCGTCATTCCACCTACCCCTGCGAAAGCGGGGACGGCCAAGCCCAGTGCGACGGTGCAGCTGACGCTCGACGGGATGGAGGGAACGACCTTCACCGCCACCCACGGCAGGAAGTCCGTGGACGTGACCCTGGGCACTCAGGCCGTGCCGAAAGGGACGATCACCGTCAATGCGCGGCATGCGCTCTACGGCGAGCACGTCAAGACCTTCATGCTCAACGCTGATCGCACCCATGATTTCCGCGAACAGCAGGGGGCCGCGATCACGCTGGCGGTGACGCCTGACAGTGCGGCGATCACGGCCACTCAGGGCGAGCAGCGGGTGGCGCTGCATGGCGAAGGGTTTCTCGCGCCCGGGAAGTGGCTGATCGAGGCGGAAGCGGCCGGGCACTCGCCGCAGAGTAAGAGCATCACCGTCGTGGCTGCGAAACCACAGACGGTGACCCTGACGCTGCCAGAAGAACGCGAGCAGTCGCTGTTCTGA
- a CDS encoding transposase encodes MWVTDRRTSVDYGQALERLVAAYPHAEKIVVVQDHLSTQSKAALYQAFSPQKAHFLAQRFEVHFTPKHGSWLNIQGLEWSALARQALKERVGNKAALVKAVDHWLTR; translated from the coding sequence ATGTGGGTGACAGATCGCCGCACCAGCGTGGACTACGGCCAGGCGCTCGAACGCTTGGTAGCCGCGTATCCACACGCTGAGAAGATTGTCGTGGTGCAGGATCATCTGTCAACGCAGAGCAAAGCCGCGTTGTACCAAGCCTTCTCGCCACAGAAGGCCCACTTCCTGGCGCAGCGCTTCGAGGTTCATTTCACCCCGAAGCATGGTTCGTGGCTCAATATTCAGGGACTCGAATGGTCAGCCCTTGCCCGTCAAGCTTTGAAGGAGCGGGTGGGGAACAAAGCTGCGCTGGTCAAGGCCGTCGACCATTGGCTCACCCGCTGA
- a CDS encoding PRTRC system protein B has translation MPFQITLRPEASKPVAPTAFQPRRTFVLYERGQGQQVALLSHPIHDEPQGFTLGAGSALSSEDVEALLELVSGQGMTLLQPDTLATGSGSVCWWVPPGARALRFDPKYTQTAQIAALNGRLIPHPGLVFHATPGRLCLFAVLGAERPTSTTPLYHAPFWNLFEGGRMCQGSVRYPDTQRPQDQAAWEEAFFGSYFTGASRVDTYMQWGQSYQELLEKALADGVFPEAALMPANWTLGQYLGLS, from the coding sequence ATGCCGTTTCAGATCACCTTGCGTCCAGAAGCATCCAAGCCCGTAGCACCCACCGCGTTTCAGCCCCGTCGGACCTTCGTGCTGTATGAGCGGGGGCAGGGGCAGCAGGTGGCGCTGCTGAGCCATCCGATTCACGATGAACCGCAGGGCTTCACGCTGGGGGCGGGCTCGGCGCTGTCGTCCGAGGATGTCGAGGCGTTGTTGGAACTGGTGTCGGGACAGGGCATGACGCTGCTGCAACCTGACACGCTCGCGACAGGCAGTGGCAGTGTGTGTTGGTGGGTTCCACCCGGCGCACGGGCCTTGCGTTTCGATCCGAAGTACACCCAGACCGCACAGATCGCTGCCTTGAATGGGCGATTGATTCCGCATCCCGGTCTGGTGTTCCATGCCACGCCAGGTCGGCTGTGTCTTTTTGCGGTGCTGGGCGCCGAGCGGCCGACCAGCACGACGCCGCTGTATCATGCGCCGTTCTGGAATCTGTTCGAGGGAGGCCGGATGTGTCAGGGGTCGGTGCGCTATCCGGACACGCAGCGGCCCCAGGATCAGGCCGCGTGGGAAGAAGCGTTCTTCGGCTCGTACTTCACTGGGGCGAGCCGCGTCGACACCTACATGCAGTGGGGCCAGAGTTATCAGGAGCTGCTGGAGAAGGCACTCGCGGACGGCGTGTTTCCGGAAGCGGCGTTGATGCCGGCGAATTGGACACTGGGGCAGTACCTGGGCCTGTCGTGA